In Candidatus Manganitrophus noduliformans, the genomic stretch GAGAAGCGTTTTTGGAGAATTCTTCAATTTCTGGGGTTTATTTCGACGCCGATCGGTCCGGTGAAATGTCTCCCTCCGGCGGGCGCGAACTCAATGGCCGCTATTCTGGATTGGGAGGCATTTCGATCCCACAACCGGAATCGCCAACCTGAATTTCTCGACTGGATGACTACGGTCCAATCAGCCCCTGCTGTAGCGCCAGGGCAATGGCGTGTCCACGGGTCGAAGCCTGAAGTTTTGAAAGAATATTTTGGACATGAAAATTCACTGTCCGTTCGCTGATATGTAAGATATGGGAGATTTCCCAGCTCGTTTTCCCTTCCTTCATCCAGTCCAGAACCTCCCGCTCGCGATGTGAGAGATCCGGATTTTGGGTGGAGGAGGGGGAAAGGGTTCGCATCAGCGCGACATGAAGGTGAGGCACAAGGTATTCGAGTATCGTGGCGTGACGGGTATGATCCGACATCGATTGGCCCGCGAAGGAGAAGATGCTCCCGACACTTCTTCGGTGACAGGCGACCCCGAGCGTAATCCCCTCCGATAGGCCGAATGTGTCCGCATCTCTAATAAATTTTAGCTCGCCTGGGGAGGTGGCTTGTCGATAGGTTTCCGACCAGATCTGAGTCTTAAATCGACCATAATGGGACTGAAGAATCGGATCGACTTCCGAATAATCCTCTTTCGTATAGAGGCGGATCCAGTCAAGGGGGTAACTGATGTTGACCATTTTCATGAAGCTTTGAAAACGGGTTTCGGCGTCGATCTTTCCAAGGCAAATGATCGTATGTGTAGAGGGAATGAGCGCTTCGACGCGGGAGAGGAGGGATTTAAATTCTTCTTCGGTATTGACGCTCAGGGAGGCATGAATCAACTCTAGAACGGTGACCAGTTCATGTTTAGTCAAATCGGAAGGGACGCGAGTCATCACTATCCACTCCCTTGCAGTTTTAAACACAAAGCTGGATTCTAGCGGAATAAATAAGGCTCTAAAAAGAAAATATAATGCCCGCTGGCAATATACAGAATTAAATTTGACCGGTCAAGCTAATAAATACAATCGATCCAATCTCCTCGGCGCGTCGGTCACCCTTGTCTGAAACCAGACAATTCCGTCGCGGCGAAGGTCCGATTGTCCATCGACCGACTTGATGAGAAGAGAGAGAAATAATATGTGAAATCAGTCCATTGTGTAATTCTGATGCCAAGTCCGCAAGCTTGGCATTCGATTTGCTCTTTAGACGTGCTGGATACAACGTTGTATTCCGAAAGCAGCGAAGGCGCTCTCTTCCATGATGAAGTGAAGTTTCTCTCATGGAGGCGGGCGTTTTTTTTGTTTAAGGAGGAATCAAGATGAAGCCGCACTACGCCACCGTGGGGGAGATCAAAAAGACGAATACATTATCGGCCCGGGAGGAGACGTCCGCATTCGATATCGCCCTGGCTCTCTTGGAGTCGGGCTTTCACGGAATGCCGATCGTCAATTCGAAAGACCAAGTGGTCGGAAAGGTAAGCGAGATCGATCTGATCAAAGCGCTGATGGAGGGGAAAGATCTCAAGGAAACAACGGCAGGCAAGGTAATGAAGATCTGCCCCGTTGTGATCGATGAGGCGACTCCCCTCGAAGAGGTGGCCCATTACATGATGCAGTTTCACCTTTTTCGGATCCCGGTGGTCGATGAAGAGAATCATCTTGTCGGAACGGTGACCCGGCACGATGTCCTGCGAGGATGGATGGGGGCATTAGGGTTGACACAAGAAGGTTTTTGGGGCTGACGCTGACCGATGAAAGGGGAAGAGATGCCAACATCATCAAATAAGAAGAACGAGATCACCCGACGGCATTTTCTCGGCGCCGCCGGACTTTCGGCGCTCGGGGTGCTTCTTTCGGGTCTCCCGCCCCTGACCGGCGGACTTTTCGCCGGAACCGGCGACACCCCGGAGACGGCCAAGCTGAAGGTCGGATTCATTCCTTTGACCGATTGCGCCTCGGTCGTCATGGCGTACGAGCTGGGACTTTATAAAAAATACGGCCTGGAGGTGATCGTCTCGAAGGAAGCTTCGTGGGCGGGGGTTCGGGACAAATTGACGATCGGCGAGCTTCAGGCGTCTCACATCCTCTATGGGATGCCGTATGCCTCCACCCTCGGGATCACCGGGGCCGAGGGGCAGAAAAAAGAGATGATCATCCCGATGGCGATCAATCACAACGGCCAGGCGATCACGTTGAGCGCCGATTTAAAGAAAAAAGGGGTGAACACGCTCGCCGATCTGAAGAAGCAGATCGACGCCGATAAGGGAAAGCGGACCTACACCTTTGCGATGACCTTCCCGCCCGGAACCCACGCGATGTGGATGCGCTACTGGCTCGCCGCGGGGGGGATCGACCCGGACAACGATATCAAGCTGATCACTATCCCCCCGCCCCAAATGGTCGCCAACATGCGGATCGGAAACATGGACGGCTTCTGCGTCGGGGAGCCGTGGAATGCGCGGGCGATCTTCGACGGCATCGGCTGGACCGCCATCACGACACAGCAGCTCTGGAAAAATCATCCCGAGAAGGTGCTGGGGATGACGAAGGAGTTTGCGGAGAAAAATCCGAAGACGGTCCAGGCGCTGCTGATGGCGATCATCGAGGCCTCTCAACACCTCGACAAGATGGAGAACCGTGCCAAGGTTGCGGAGATCATCAGCCGCAAGGAATATGTCAACGCGCCGACCGAGGTCTTCTTGGGGCGGATCCAGGGGAAGATCGACTACGGCGACGGGAAGACGGTCGACGATCCCGACTATATGAAGTTCTACCGCGACGGCGAGGTCACTTTCCCCTGCAAATCGCACGGCCTCTGGTTTCTGACGCAGCACCGCCGCTGGGGATTCATCGACAAGCCGATCGACTATAAGAAAGTGGTCGATCAGGTCAACCGGACCGATCTCTACCGGGAAGCGGCCAAAAAACTCGGCATCCCGGTTCCGAAGGAGGAGTACAAGAAGGAGACCCTTTTCGACGGGATCGAGTTCGACCCGGCCGACCCGGAGGGATATGTCCAAAAGTTTAAGATTCGGAGGAGTTGAGGATGGAGAAGGTGGAGATGGAGGTGGTGTTCCAAGCGACAGAAGAGGCGATCCGCGGGGCGGAGGAGAAACCGGCGCCGGGTCCGGAGATCACGGCGCGGAAGCGCCGGTTCCGTTTTCCGCGCCTCGATCGGCTGATCCTGCCGCTGCTTGTTTTCGCAATTGTGTTCGGAATTTGGGAGGCGATCAGCCGAACGGTCGCGCCGATGCTCCCCGGGCCGATCAAAACCTTCACGCACAGCTGGGATCTGATCCGCGACCCCTTCTTCGATCGCGGCCCCAACGATATGGGACTCGGCTGGCAGTTGCTCTACAGCTTAGGGCGGGTGGCGGTCGGGTTCGGCTTGGCCGCCGCGGTCGGTATCCCGGTCGGGTTCCTCGTCGGCGCGGTGCCGGCGTTTCACCGGGCCGTCAACCCCCTGATCCAGATTCTAAGGCCGGTTTCGCCCCTCGCCTGGCTTCCGATCGGACTGGCCACCTTCAAAGCGGCCAACCCGGCCGCCTTTTTCGTCATCTTCATCACCGCCATCTGGCCGATCGTCTTGAACACCGCTTTCGGGGTTCAGAAGATCCCGGCCGATTATATTTCGGTGGCGCGCATTCTGAAGCTCTCCCCCTGGCGGCGGTTCACGAAGATTCTCCTGCCGGCGACCCTTCCCTATACCTTTACCGGCCTTAAGATCTCGGTCGGGATCGCCTGGCTCGTGATTGTGGCGGCGGAAATGCTGACCGGCGGAATCGGGATCGGTTTCTTCGTCTGGGATGAGTGGAACAACCTCAGCCTGGAACACATTATCCTGGCGATCTTTGTCATCGGTATCGTCGGCCTGATCTTGGATAACGCCATGGGCTGGCTTGGAAGGAGGTTTGACTATGAAGTGCGATGAAGCAACCGGTCAGGATTTGATTAAACGGATCGAGACCAATTATCTCGAGATCAGCCGGATCGGCAAGACCTTCGAGGGGGCCAACGGCGTTTATCCCGCGGTTCAGGGAATCGACCTCAAGATCCGCAAGGGGGAGTTCGTGACCCTGATCGGCCACTCCGGCTGCGGAAAGAGCACCCTCTTGTCGATGGTGGCCGGCCTGATTACACCGAGCGAAGGGGTCATTGTCTTGGAGGGAAAGGAGATCGACGGGCCGGGACCCGACCGGGGGGTGGTTTTTCAGAGCCATGCCTTGCTTCCATGGCTGACTTGTGCCGAGAACATTGCCCTCGCCGTCGAGTCGGTTTTTCCCCGGATGAGCCGGAAGGAGCAAAAAGATCGGGTCGGCCATTTCCTTGACATGGTTGGCCTGACCGAGGCGGCGCAGAAGCGGCCGGCCGAGCTCTCGGGCGGAATGCGCCAGCGGGTCGGGATCGCCCGGGCCCTCGCCATCCGGCCGAAAGTGCTCCTCCTCGACGAGCCGTTCGGCGCGCTCGACGCGCTGACCCGGGGGCATCTTCAAGACGAGCTGCTCCGGATCTGGGAAAAATTCGGAACGACCGTCTTGATGGTGACGCACGATGTCGACGAGGCGCTGTTGCTCTCCGACCGGGTCGTCATGATGACCCGGGGGCCCGCCGCCACGATCGGCCGGATCGTGCCGATTCCTTTCCGCCGTCCCCGGTCGCGGATGGAGCTGGTCCGCCAGTCGGGCTATCAGCATTGGAAGGGAGAGATCCTTGAGTTTCTCTACGGCGAGGGGGACGCCAAGCGACGATTGGACGGAGGCGATTCTCATAAAAGCGATGCATTGGCGGAAGGCGCTGCGCTCGTTTCAAAGGCGGATAAATAAACGATACGAAAAACAATCAAAAGAAAGGGGGGATGTAATGAAAAAGGAGGAGCATTTCCATCTGCAAAACCCTCACAATCATGACCCGGCTCCGGCCGGACCTGAGGAGGCGCTCGATCGCGCCGTCGAGGGGGCCGTCGTCCGGGCGGTGCTCCGCCACACGCCGCTCAGCCGCCGGCGGTTCATCGGCATGCTCGGCCAGGGGACGATCGCCGCGCTGATCGCGCAATTTCTCCCGCTGGCGGCGGTGAAGGCGGCCGCCAAAGATAAGAGCGGTCCCTTGGAGAAGACGGCGTTGAAAATCGGCTTTGTGCCGATCACCTGCGCCACCCCGATTATCATGGCCGGGCCGATGGGGTTCTACAAACGTTACGGCCTCGATGTCGCGCTGCTCAAAACCGCCGGGTGGGCGGTGATGCGCGACAAGGCGATCGCCAAGGAGTACGAGGCGGAGCATATGTTGACCCCGATGCCGCTGGCGATCACTTTGGGGGCCGGCTCCCCCGCCGTCCCGTTCGTCATGCCGGCGGTGGAGAACATCAACGGCCAGGCGATTACCCTTCACATCAAACATAAAGATAAAAGAGACCCAAAGCAGTGGAAAGGATTTAAATTCGCCGTGCCGTTCGACTACTCGATGCACAACTTCCTCCTCCGCTACTATCTCGCGGAGCATGGCCTCGACCCGGACAAAGATGTGGAGATCCGGGTGCTGCCGCCGCCGGAGATGGTCGCCAACCTCCGGATCGAAAATCTCGACGGCTACCTCTCTCCCGACCCGTTCAACCAGCGGGCCGTTTTCGACAAGGTCGGATTTATTCATCTGCTGACCAAAGAGATCTGGGACGGGCATCCCTGCTGCGCCTTTGCGGCGAGCCGGGAGTTTGTAACCGCCAACCCGAACACCTTCGGCGCCCTGCTGAAAGCGATCGTCGATGCCACCCACTTTTCGTCGAAGCATGAAAACCGCAAAGAGATCGCCGCCGCCATCGCGCCGAAGGCGTATCTCAATCAGCCGCTGCCGGTGGTGGAGCAGGTGTTGACCGGAAAATATGACGACGGCCTCGGCAAGGAGCATCATGTTCCCGACCGGATCGACTTCAATCCCTTCCCCTGGCATTCGATGGGGGTCTGGATTCTGACCCAGATGAAGCGGTGGGGGTACATCAAAGGGGACATCGATTACAAAGCGGTGGCGGAGCGGGTCTATCTCGCCTCGGAGTGCGGCGAGAAGATGAAAGAGATCGGTTACCCTCCGCCGGGCAGCACCTACCAGAACCACACGATCATGAACAAAGTCTTCGATCCCGGAAAACCGGAAGAGTATATCAAGAGCTTCAGCATTAAGAGGATATAGGACCACATACAAAAGGAGAAAATGATGACGAAAGTCGAAGCCGCCGAGGCGGTCGTCTTGGCAAAAAGCGACAAAAAACTAACCTGGGAGCAAATCGCCGCGGAGGTCGGCATGTCACCCGTCTGGACCACGTCGGCCTGTTTGGGCCAGAACAGCATGCCGAAGGAGGTTGCGGACAAGCTCTGCAAGTTCCTGAACCTCGGCCCCGAAGTTTCCGCCGCGCTGCAGGCGTTTCCTTACAAGGGATCGGAGACGGTGGTGCCGACCGATCCCCTCATCTACCGCCTTTACGAAATCGTTCAGGTCTACGGACCGACGCTGAAGGAGCTGATCCATGAAAAGTTCGGCGACGGGATCATGAGCGCCATCGACTTTACCATGCATGTCGAAAAGGTGCCCGATCCGAAGGGAGATCGCGTCAAGCTGACGATGAACGGGAAGTTCCTTCCTTACAAGATGTGGTAGGTAGGGGTGACCCTGTCGTAACCCGTTTCGCTCACAATTAATTCAAAAAAAGGGTCGATCGACTCAACGGAGTGGTCTGTCGAGAGGTGGAATGTAAGCAACATCCGGAACTGTTTCAAAAGGTCAACAACAACAAACACAGGGGGGAATGGAACATATGAAATCAACTTGGAGGCGCGCTGTTTTTTTTCTGTCTGTTTATTTGCTGTTCTCGATTCCGGTTCATGCCGAAGAGGTGATGGAACTGCCTCCAATCAAAACCGCTGCCAAACAGA encodes the following:
- a CDS encoding HPP family protein — its product is MKPHYATVGEIKKTNTLSAREETSAFDIALALLESGFHGMPIVNSKDQVVGKVSEIDLIKALMEGKDLKETTAGKVMKICPVVIDEATPLEEVAHYMMQFHLFRIPVVDEENHLVGTVTRHDVLRGWMGALGLTQEGFWG
- a CDS encoding CmpA/NrtA family ABC transporter substrate-binding protein; translated protein: MKKEEHFHLQNPHNHDPAPAGPEEALDRAVEGAVVRAVLRHTPLSRRRFIGMLGQGTIAALIAQFLPLAAVKAAAKDKSGPLEKTALKIGFVPITCATPIIMAGPMGFYKRYGLDVALLKTAGWAVMRDKAIAKEYEAEHMLTPMPLAITLGAGSPAVPFVMPAVENINGQAITLHIKHKDKRDPKQWKGFKFAVPFDYSMHNFLLRYYLAEHGLDPDKDVEIRVLPPPEMVANLRIENLDGYLSPDPFNQRAVFDKVGFIHLLTKEIWDGHPCCAFAASREFVTANPNTFGALLKAIVDATHFSSKHENRKEIAAAIAPKAYLNQPLPVVEQVLTGKYDDGLGKEHHVPDRIDFNPFPWHSMGVWILTQMKRWGYIKGDIDYKAVAERVYLASECGEKMKEIGYPPPGSTYQNHTIMNKVFDPGKPEEYIKSFSIKRI
- a CDS encoding ABC transporter ATP-binding protein; protein product: MKCDEATGQDLIKRIETNYLEISRIGKTFEGANGVYPAVQGIDLKIRKGEFVTLIGHSGCGKSTLLSMVAGLITPSEGVIVLEGKEIDGPGPDRGVVFQSHALLPWLTCAENIALAVESVFPRMSRKEQKDRVGHFLDMVGLTEAAQKRPAELSGGMRQRVGIARALAIRPKVLLLDEPFGALDALTRGHLQDELLRIWEKFGTTVLMVTHDVDEALLLSDRVVMMTRGPAATIGRIVPIPFRRPRSRMELVRQSGYQHWKGEILEFLYGEGDAKRRLDGGDSHKSDALAEGAALVSKADK
- a CDS encoding CmpA/NrtA family ABC transporter substrate-binding protein codes for the protein MPTSSNKKNEITRRHFLGAAGLSALGVLLSGLPPLTGGLFAGTGDTPETAKLKVGFIPLTDCASVVMAYELGLYKKYGLEVIVSKEASWAGVRDKLTIGELQASHILYGMPYASTLGITGAEGQKKEMIIPMAINHNGQAITLSADLKKKGVNTLADLKKQIDADKGKRTYTFAMTFPPGTHAMWMRYWLAAGGIDPDNDIKLITIPPPQMVANMRIGNMDGFCVGEPWNARAIFDGIGWTAITTQQLWKNHPEKVLGMTKEFAEKNPKTVQALLMAIIEASQHLDKMENRAKVAEIISRKEYVNAPTEVFLGRIQGKIDYGDGKTVDDPDYMKFYRDGEVTFPCKSHGLWFLTQHRRWGFIDKPIDYKKVVDQVNRTDLYREAAKKLGIPVPKEEYKKETLFDGIEFDPADPEGYVQKFKIRRS
- the ntrB gene encoding nitrate ABC transporter permease; the protein is MEKVEMEVVFQATEEAIRGAEEKPAPGPEITARKRRFRFPRLDRLILPLLVFAIVFGIWEAISRTVAPMLPGPIKTFTHSWDLIRDPFFDRGPNDMGLGWQLLYSLGRVAVGFGLAAAVGIPVGFLVGAVPAFHRAVNPLIQILRPVSPLAWLPIGLATFKAANPAAFFVIFITAIWPIVLNTAFGVQKIPADYISVARILKLSPWRRFTKILLPATLPYTFTGLKISVGIAWLVIVAAEMLTGGIGIGFFVWDEWNNLSLEHIILAIFVIGIVGLILDNAMGWLGRRFDYEVR
- the cynS gene encoding cyanase; amino-acid sequence: MTKVEAAEAVVLAKSDKKLTWEQIAAEVGMSPVWTTSACLGQNSMPKEVADKLCKFLNLGPEVSAALQAFPYKGSETVVPTDPLIYRLYEIVQVYGPTLKELIHEKFGDGIMSAIDFTMHVEKVPDPKGDRVKLTMNGKFLPYKMW
- a CDS encoding helix-turn-helix transcriptional regulator — its product is MTRVPSDLTKHELVTVLELIHASLSVNTEEEFKSLLSRVEALIPSTHTIICLGKIDAETRFQSFMKMVNISYPLDWIRLYTKEDYSEVDPILQSHYGRFKTQIWSETYRQATSPGELKFIRDADTFGLSEGITLGVACHRRSVGSIFSFAGQSMSDHTRHATILEYLVPHLHVALMRTLSPSSTQNPDLSHREREVLDWMKEGKTSWEISHILHISERTVNFHVQNILSKLQASTRGHAIALALQQGLIGP